Part of the Streptomyces sp. WMMC500 genome is shown below.
GATCGCGCTGGTGCTGGTCGTGCTGCTCGGCATATCGGACGTGATGTTCGACTCGCGGCGCGGCTACATAGCCCTGCTGTCCGTCGTCGGCGTCACGATCGCCTCGCTGCTGGCGGTGCGGATGCGGCACCGGCGCGAGGAGGAGCTGGCCAGCGTGCGGTCGATAGCCGAGGTGGCGCAGCGCGTGCTGCTGCGCCCGGTGCCGCGCAGCGCGGGACTGCTGCGGGCGGCGGTCTCGTACACCTCGGCCGTGGCCGAGGCGCGGATCGGCGGCGACCTGTACGAAGTGGTGACCTCGCCGGCGGGCGTCCGGCTCATCGTCGGGGACGTGCAGGGCAAGGGACTCGAGGCGGTGGAGACCGCGGCGGTGGTGCTCAGCGCCTTCCGCGAGGCGGCATACGACGAACCGGACCTGACGGCCGTCGGGGAACGGCTGGAGCGCGCCCTCGACCGGCAGCTCGACGGCGAGAAGTTCGTCACCGCCATCCTCGCCGAGGTGGGCACCGGCCAGGAGGTGACGCTGCTCAACTTCGGCCACCCCGCGCCGCTGGCCGTGCGCCAGGACGGTGACGTGCGCTATCTCGCGCCGCCGCAGCGGGCCTTACCCCTCGGCCTCGGGGAGCACGGCGTCGCCCGGCCGGAGCCGCACACGGCGGGGTTCCTGCCCGGGGACCAACTGCTGTTCTACACCGACGGCGTCACCGAGGCCCGCGACCGCGCCGGGGCCTTCTACCCGCTGGAGCACCGTGCCGGGCTGCTCAAGGACCCCGATCCCGAGGGGGCGCTGACCGCGCTGCGCCAGGATGTGATCGAGCACGTCCGGGCGCCGCTGCACGACGACGCGGCGATGCTGCTGCTGCGCTACCGGGACGGCTGACGGCACGTCAGCCGACGCGGCGGGCGATCCGCAGCTCGGTCAGGTAGCGCTTGACGATGCGGCCGCCGTGGCGTCCGTCGATGAGGCCGGCGAGGCAGGCCAGCAGGGCGTCCCGGGCCGGGGCCGGCAGCAGCCGGTGGCCGGAGTACGTGCGCAGCAGGTCGAGGTACTCCGCGGTGGAGTACGGCAGTTCCCACTCGTAGCGGTGGAAGACCGGTGCCGCGAAGCGCTTCTCGCCGCGGAGGTCGTCGCGGTCCTCGGGGACCGCCGACGCGGGCCGCAGGCGCAGGCCCGGCGGCGTGGCGGGGTCGAAGCGCTCGTAGCAGCCCTGCGCCTCGGCGAAGAACTCCTCGCTGCCGCCGGCCACATGGTGGGTGCGGATGGTGGCCAGCACCCCGCCGGGGCGCAGCGCGTCCGCCGACTTCGGCGCCCGGACCGCGGGGTCGACCCAGGCGAACGCGGTGGCGGCGAGCACCACGTCGAACGGCTCCGGCGGCAGCGGCCACTGTTCGAACGCCGCGTTCTCGACGTCCACGTCCGGGAACCCGGCGAGGTTGCGGCGCGCCACCCGCGCCATGTCCGCGCCCAGCTCCACCGCGGTCACCCGGCAGCCGCGCTCGGCCAGCGGCACGGTCGCCTGCCCGGTGCCGCAGCCGATCTCCAGCACCCGGCACCCCGGCCCGAGCCCGGCGGGGGCGGCGACGGCGAGGTCGTCGTACATCGCCCGGGGGTAGCGGGGGCGGGCGCGGTCGTACAGCTCCGGCGCCTCGGTGAAGGTGGCGCGCAGCCGCTCGCGTTCGTCGTCTGTCACCGCCCCACCTTATGATCGGCTTCCTGCGCGGGCATCGGCATTTCCGCGGCAGCCGCCACCGAGAGGAACGCCCCCGTGATCCGACGCGAGAGCTACTGCGGCGGCCGGCTGGTGAGGGAGGTCGAGCAGGCGCGCGACGACCGCGCGCCCTCCGGCTTACCCGCGCCGCGCGCCGACGGGACCGCGCTGTGGCTGCTGGACGGCGAGCGCGTGGAGCCCGCCGAGGCGGAGGCGTTCTGGGTCGTGTGGACGTCGGTCAGCCGGCGGCATCCGCTGGGCGAGACGGCCCGGAGCTGGCCGGCGATCACGATCGCGTGCGCCATCGTGCTGTGGCTGGTGACGATGGTGCTGACGCAGTTCGAGTGAGGCGCGCACGGACCCGTCGCGCCCGTGTGACCGGTGCCGTCGCTCGGGCGGTTCAGTCGTCGTCTCCGTCTTCGTCGTCGCCATCGTCCTCGTCGCCGTTGCCGTCGTCGCCGTTACCGCCGTCGCCCCCGCTGTCGTTGCCGAAGTGCTTCTCGCAGTAGGCGGCGATCGCACGCTCGCCGCCGGCCTCGCGGACCAGCCGGTTCCACGACTTCTTGTCCTTGACCTTCTCCTTGCCGTCGCGTACGGCGAAGAACTTCTCGCACAGCCGCTCCACCGACTTGCCCTTGGTGCCCTCTTCCTCCCCCTCGCCGCCGGAGCCGCCCTGGCCCGCGTCCTCGTCCCGCGTCCCGTCCGGCTCCGCGGCGTCGTCGGCTCCGCCGCCGGGTGCCGTGCCGGTGTCCGGCTCGTCGCGCCTGCCCTCGGGTCTGTCGTCCAGCCGGCTGCCGCCGGCGGACGCGGCGCCCTCGTTGGCGTAGTCGCCGGTGGGCTCCGGCTCGGCGGTGGACGTCGGCGAGACCGCGGGGCCGGTGGACGGCCCGGGTGCGGCGGGAGCCGTGCGCAGGACCGCGCCGGCCGCGAGGACGACGCCGCCGAGCACGCAGCACGCGGCGACGACCGCGGCGGCGGTGCGCAGGCGCCGCAGCCGCCGCGGCGTACCGTGTACGGGGGCGGGGGACGCGAGCCGCACCACCGGTTCGGCCGGCACCCGCCGCGCCGGCACCCGGGCCCCGCGAGCGGTGCCGTTGGCCGCCGGTCCGTTCACCGACCGGCTGTTCACCGGCCGGCCGGTGGCCGCCGGGCCGTGGGCCGGCTCGCCGTTGACGGTATGGCCGTTGCGCGCGGTGTCCGCGGAGCCCGCGGGCGGCGCGGCGCGTGCGGCGCGGAAGGCGGCCAGCGCCGCCTGCTCCCCCGGCAGTTCGGTGTCGAGCGCCGGGCGGCCGGCCCGGGCGGCGGTGTCCAGCAGCGCGGCCAGCCGCTCGGCGGTGTGCCGGTCGGCGGGCGTCAGCGCGCCGGCGTCCACCTGCTCACCGGCGAGGAGCCGCTCGGCGGCGCGCTGGTCGAGCCAGGTGTTCCGGTCGTCGTCGCCCATCACATACCCCTGAGCATCCACGTGGCCGCGAAGGCCACGTCACCCGCCGGTGCGCCGCTCTGCAAGGCTCCGGCCGCGGCGTCGCCGAGTTGGTCCGCCAGCAGACGCAGGCCGCGCAGGGTGGCGGAGCGGGCCGCGGCGGGGCTCGTGCCGAGGACGTAGGCGGCTCGCTCGGCGTCCAGCCCCACGATCGCCCGCAGCGCGACGGCGTCGGCTTCCGCGCGCGGCAGCCAGGCGATCAGGGCAAGGGTACGCCCGCCCTCCGGCCGCTCCGGGCCCGTCCCGGTGCCCCGCCCGGGGGGCGGGCCACCGCCTGGAGACTGCGGCCCGCGGGCGCGAGGCGCCGGGCGGTCGCGCAGGTGCGCCAGTGCGCGCGTACGGGCGATGCGGGCACACCAGGCGCGAAAGCCGATGGCGTCGCCGCCGAACGCGGGGAGCTCGCGGGCGATCTCCCGCCACGCGCCCGCGGTGACCTCCTCCGCGTCGCCGTCTCCCGCCGCGTCGCCGACGAGCGTGCCGACGTAGCGGACGAGGCAGGGGTGCACCGTTCTGTACAGCAGCACGAACGCGGTCTCGTCGCCGGCCCTGGCCGCGCGTATCGCCTCCGCGATCGGTGCGTCAGCTTCTGTCATGCCTGGTCAGCCCGCCCGTGGCGCTCTGTTATGGCGCACACAAAACGGATCCATTCGGTAAGCACCCCCCAGGTGCCGGTTTATCGGGAGGCCGACCACATGCCTTCGCTGTCCGCCCGCGCGGAAGAGCACGCTACGGCCCGCCGCGGGATCGCGTCCAGTCCGCGGACGCGGACCCATACCCCTTGGGACGTAAGGGAGTTCTTGCACCGAAGAGGGCGTGTACGGGGCTGTCGCCCGGTTGATCACCGATCTTCTTCCGGCCGCCCGGGGCCGGCGCCGAGGCCGTCGAGGAGGTGGCGTACGAGGGTGGCGGCGAGGCCGTCCGCGAGCGGGGCGTGGCCGAGGAGCAGCCGGTGGTAGACGGGTGCGAAGAGCTGGTCGAGGGCGGCGGCGACATCGGTGTCCTGCCGCAGTTCGCCGCGGTCGACGGCGTCGTGGAGCAGCCGGGCGCAGGCGGCGCGGCGCGGGCGCACCCACCGCTCGTCGAGCGCGGCACGGATGCCGGGGTCGGCCTGCGCGGCGGCGGCGAGGTCGGCCACCAGGGGCCCGGCGGCGGTGTCGCGGAAGGCCCGGACGAGCGCGCCGACCTCGGCGGCGAGGGCGTCGGCGAGGGGCCCACCGGCGGCGGTCCCGGCCGGGGCCGGCCCGGTCACGTGCGCCAGACTGTCGAGCATCACGTACCCGCGCGTGGGCCACCACTTGTAGACCGTCGACTTGCTGACCCGCGCGCGGGCGGCGATCGCCTCCATGGTGACCGCCTGCACCCCGCCGGAGATCAGCAGCTCGGTGGCGGCGGCGAGCACCGCGGCCCTGGCCCGCTCGCTGCGCGGCCGGCCCCGGGGGGCGCGCGACCCACCCGTTTCGCCCATGCCGGCCTCCGGCGTCCGCCCTATACTGAACGCACCGTACGATAAAGGGAAGGAGCACGTGTGACCAGCGTCCCGGTCCGCAGGCTCAACGACGGTACGAAGTTCCCCGCCCTCGGCCTCGGCACGTATCCGATGGACGACGCGCAGGCCGAGCGGGCGGTCGCCACCGCCCTGGAGACCGGCTACCGGCTGGTCGACACCGCGCTCAACTACGGCAACGAGACGGGCACCGGCCGCGGCATCGCCCGCAGCGGCGTGCCGCGCCAGGACGTCGTCGTCACGACCAAGCTCCCCGGCCGCCACCACGGCTACGAGGAGACGCTCGCGTCCTTCGAGGAGTCCCGCAAGCGGCTCGGCGTGGGCTACGTCGACCTGTATCTGATCCACTGGCCGCTGCCGGAGGTGGACAAGTACACCGACTCCTGGCGCGCGATGATCAAGCTCCGCGAGGAGGATCTCGTACGCTCCATCGGCGTCTCCAACTTCACGGTCGCGCAACTGGACCGGCTGGAGCGGGAGACCGGGGTGGTCCCGGCGGTCAACCAGATCGAGCTGCACCCGCATTTCCCGCAGGAGGAGCTGCGGTCCCACCACGCCGAGAAGGGCATCGTCACCGAGAGCTGGAGCCCGCTCGGCCGCGGCACCGACGTGCTGGCCGACCCGGCGATCGCCCGGGTGGCCGAGGCGCACGGCGTGACGCCCGCCCAGGCGGTGCTGCGCTGGCACACGCAGCTCGACGCCGTGCCCATCCCGAAGTCCGCGGACCCCGTGCGGCAGCGCGAGAACCTCGACGTCTTCGGCTTCGAGCTGTCCGCCGCCGAGATGGCCGCCGTCGCCGGCCGGCCGCGGCGGCGCATGGGCGGCGACCCGGACGTGCACGAGGAGTTCTGACCGGGCGGTCCGCCGGGTACGGCGCCGCACCGCCGAGCGACAACGGAGGAGTCCGGAAGGTGAAAGCAGCAGTACTGGGAACGGGCGTGATGGGCGCGGGCATGGCACGCTCGCTGCT
Proteins encoded:
- a CDS encoding SpoIIE family protein phosphatase, translating into MTDRKLPHHRTLYALPYAAMACVALADVTAGQTAGFLPLVSLGPAFAGLVGGWRRTVAVGVIALVLVVLLGISDVMFDSRRGYIALLSVVGVTIASLLAVRMRHRREEELASVRSIAEVAQRVLLRPVPRSAGLLRAAVSYTSAVAEARIGGDLYEVVTSPAGVRLIVGDVQGKGLEAVETAAVVLSAFREAAYDEPDLTAVGERLERALDRQLDGEKFVTAILAEVGTGQEVTLLNFGHPAPLAVRQDGDVRYLAPPQRALPLGLGEHGVARPEPHTAGFLPGDQLLFYTDGVTEARDRAGAFYPLEHRAGLLKDPDPEGALTALRQDVIEHVRAPLHDDAAMLLLRYRDG
- a CDS encoding class I SAM-dependent methyltransferase; this translates as MTDDERERLRATFTEAPELYDRARPRYPRAMYDDLAVAAPAGLGPGCRVLEIGCGTGQATVPLAERGCRVTAVELGADMARVARRNLAGFPDVDVENAAFEQWPLPPEPFDVVLAATAFAWVDPAVRAPKSADALRPGGVLATIRTHHVAGGSEEFFAEAQGCYERFDPATPPGLRLRPASAVPEDRDDLRGEKRFAAPVFHRYEWELPYSTAEYLDLLRTYSGHRLLPAPARDALLACLAGLIDGRHGGRIVKRYLTELRIARRVG
- a CDS encoding sigma-70 family RNA polymerase sigma factor, whose amino-acid sequence is MTEADAPIAEAIRAARAGDETAFVLLYRTVHPCLVRYVGTLVGDAAGDGDAEEVTAGAWREIARELPAFGGDAIGFRAWCARIARTRALAHLRDRPAPRARGPQSPGGGPPPGRGTGTGPERPEGGRTLALIAWLPRAEADAVALRAIVGLDAERAAYVLGTSPAAARSATLRGLRLLADQLGDAAAGALQSGAPAGDVAFAATWMLRGM
- a CDS encoding TetR/AcrR family transcriptional regulator; this translates as MGETGGSRAPRGRPRSERARAAVLAAATELLISGGVQAVTMEAIAARARVSKSTVYKWWPTRGYVMLDSLAHVTGPAPAGTAAGGPLADALAAEVGALVRAFRDTAAGPLVADLAAAAQADPGIRAALDERWVRPRRAACARLLHDAVDRGELRQDTDVAAALDQLFAPVYHRLLLGHAPLADGLAATLVRHLLDGLGAGPGRPEEDR
- a CDS encoding aldo/keto reductase; amino-acid sequence: MTSVPVRRLNDGTKFPALGLGTYPMDDAQAERAVATALETGYRLVDTALNYGNETGTGRGIARSGVPRQDVVVTTKLPGRHHGYEETLASFEESRKRLGVGYVDLYLIHWPLPEVDKYTDSWRAMIKLREEDLVRSIGVSNFTVAQLDRLERETGVVPAVNQIELHPHFPQEELRSHHAEKGIVTESWSPLGRGTDVLADPAIARVAEAHGVTPAQAVLRWHTQLDAVPIPKSADPVRQRENLDVFGFELSAAEMAAVAGRPRRRMGGDPDVHEEF